TCCCAGAAGGAAAGGCGCAGTTTGCCGACATAGAGCCCAAATTCGACCGCCTGCTGCTGTTCTGGTCCGACAGGCGGAACCCTCACGAGGTTCAGCCCGCCTTCGCCACCAGGTCAGCGTCCCGATCCGCCGGCTGCACTTGCCCAATGTGATCCGCTCAGTTTTAACCGTGACTCAGTGCTCCGATTGTGTCCCCAGGTATGCCATCACCGTGTGGTATTTCGACGCGGACGAGCGAGCCAGAGCTAAAGAGAAATACTTAACGGGTAGGTTCTGATGTGCGAGCTACGCAAATGTTTCGTTGCATTGTTTACGCCGCGCTGCGTTTTTTCAAACGCTCCTGTTGTCTTTCTCTGTGTgcaggagaaaaaggagaaaaggttgAGCTTGACAAAGCGTCGGATCCCAGCTAGTGCGCAGCCCGAGTCCCCCTCCAAACGGCCTTTTTAAGTGCTCAGTCCTGAGAAAGTGGCCTacagagagcatgtgtgtgcgttttacaTGGCGAAGCAGCAGACGTTTTTCGTGCGAGTCGCTGGAAGATCCATTCATATGGACCCGAAACAAACATGAACAGGGATCTCTGTTAGTTTTCAGAAAACCGGAGAAGCCCGGAGGACCTTGAATGTCATGACATTGTACCGAAAGGGATTGTGTTTCTTGTTATTTTTCCCCTTTCACCTCTTGGGTGAAATGAAAGGCTCGTTGCTGGAGAGCCTTTGtgttgacattttcaaaaaaacaacaggaattTAACTCCCGGAGAAGCTACAGTTTTTGCATATTGTTCTTTGCAGTCAATTCCTAAAGGTACAGTGTTCTGCATATGCTAAATGTGTTATGCTTTTCACATGGAATCAGCTGTTGTAAGCTACTGTATTGCTAAATGTACTTGAGGTTGCAATAATACGAAGAATGATCTGAATTAAAAACGTCTTTTTTCTGACCGAAATGATTTGGTCTTGGTTTGAATCGTCTGGTTCTCACTGTATTCGGTTTAATGCCGCCCTCTGCAGGCCCACAGCATTAATAGGGTTATTATGGGTTATTATGATGGAAATAACTGAGAAGTGAAAGTACAAAAAATCCAGCCATTAGCAAATTCAACTAAACCGATTCAGTATTCTCTGTAGCGTTGTCTTTATTGCTCAAAATAGgattcaaatattcaaatcaacACTATAATATTTATGTATAGTTCATGTAATTATAACATCAACCAGtaaattattttataaatgGATTTTCTATGGTTATCTTTATTCACACTTAGTGACCCTAAAAAAACAGCTCTCAGAAAACATGATCTGCACATTTTAAAACCGACAGATCTTTTCCAATACAATATCTAAATATACCGTTACACAGTGAAAAGTAAATGGACAACACAAATATTAAATGTCAGGGTAAGTTCCTGGGTTTTATCTTTGGAAAACCAGTAGtgaaataatgttatttttttttgttactaaTCCTAAAAATTATATACGATTAAACTCTGAGCCACAGTTTAATCCATCGTCAATTACTACTGTTGTCAGCCAGTGAAAGATCgaacttgttttcatttttttttgttattactATCCAGGAAGCACTGTATTGTAACTATGTAATGTGAAATAGTGATTAATATGTTAGATCTAGAATGGATCTATGTAGTCTAATGCATTGTACAGTGCTCCCAAAGTTGTGCAAAACACTAGTGGGGAAAACaaggatgaaaaaataaacacatatatatatatatataatgtatttttaaggAAAGGATGGAAGAGCAACTACTGTCAATCAATGGAGCATTTGTATATTACAAGAAACGACTACCTTCACAGCATCTGGACTGTTTTAATATGAATTAAATGAATATCTCCTCTATATAAACACACGTGTATGAAAAGTACAAAAGTACATAAAATAGTAACTGTTCCTATTACAAAAGTCAGGAAATATATTAAGCCatattcaatacaaactctACACTAAACAGTTTTGAAAGCAGTTAAAAATCACTTTGTACAAGGAGTGTGCAGGATGAATATCTCATTAGTGGACCTTTACGTGCTGGCAGGAAAGTTAGTTTTTCTTCTCTATTTAAAACAGTAGACTGAATGTACACGCCTCCGTCACCAAGAGAGACtgttcaaaatataaaaatgagagAACGAGCCGGGCTGTGGACTCTGCTCAGTAATGGCTGCGCTCCTcctccggaggaggaggagaagacgggACCGGGAAGCTGTCAACGCCTCCGATGTAGACgccgatgctgctgctgctgctgctgctctcgctCCCCCACTCGGGCCTGTCGGCAGCCAGACTGCAGAGTCAAAAGTCAAGATTCAACTCCGCCGTTTAGACTTCTGGTTCCCACTCCCTGCTCAGCATTTAGGGTCACGGgtggggttttttgttgtttttttgttacctTGCTTGGATGTTCTGAGGCATGACGCTCCACGCCAGGTCGTCGTCGCTGTCGTATCGCCGTGGGTTGTCGAAGAAATAGCCCCTGGAGGAGAAGCCGTGACCAGCGAGCCCAGTGCCACTCTGCAGGACGCGccgcacacaaacaacacagcagAAAGGTGAGATGTCGCGGAATCTCCCGAGACGAACTACGCCGATGGCCGATGGCGCCCGCTGGCTCACCCTGTCGAGGTCTGGCTGCCGAACTCTGAAGAAGAAAACCATGAGCGAGGTCGGGAGCAGCTCCCACACGAACAACACCACCCCAAACACGACGTAGCCGGCGTCGCCCAGAGTCGACCGCAAATCCGCCTGAAAcgcccaaaaaaaacaaaacaaggcacGTTCATTTACGTCGACGTCGTATGATACGCGCGAAGCACCCGTTTTACCCCGGAAGATGGAGGCGCCGTGACCTCTGAGCATCACCTGGTCGGAAACGTTGTACCAGTCGTAGTCAAAGGAGTTGATGCTCTTGTTTGAGAGTCCCAGGACGACCAGATTGTAGCAGGCCCTGGAGGAGTACAGGAGGATGACGAGGGCTCCTACAGCCGTCACCTGGCACACGGACGTCCCCTGCACATGGAACGAGAAATCATCATCGACCACAAGCAGTCCGTCACAAGAACGCTACAGAGTTGTGTACAAAGCACAAACGATAAGGAGGCGGTGCATCGTCACACAAGGCTGCTGATCAGGTTTAATTTCTACCCCCCCCGGCCCATACGGTTGTTGTTCCTACCTTGGATTCCAGGTAGATGTTGGCCAGTGACATCTTAGCCACTTTGTAAAGGCACAAGGAGAGCGAGACGGCACACAGGACGAAGAGCGTGTCGTTGATGGCGACCCTCACCAGCACGATGGCGCGGGCTTCTGCAGAGGACATCCTCACCAGCAGGGCACACACCAGGTTCACCACCAGGAACACCAGGCtaatgaagaggaagagcaggtaCAGCGGCAGCCTGAGGACCACCAAAAAACATGGTTGACCCTCGAGAGTTGTTTACTTTTAGGCAggatgcttttcttttattggtAAACAGCATTGGTTCATTGATCTCACCTGTATCTCAAAAGCTCGGGTGCATATTTCGACTTTGCTTTGAAAACAACCTGTGAAAAGAAATCAGTTACTGTGTCACGCTACTGGGGCGTATACATGCAATTTCACTTCTGCATTCGCGCTGGTATGAAAAACAAGGGCTGCTCTTCTGaaacaggaaccggggggggggtttgtgtgttGGATGAACAGAGCCTCGTGTGCTCCGATGCTTGCTTCCGTCTCACTCTCAACTCAAACTGTGACCCCAGTCACAAGGAGATTATTACGCCGCAAGTAAGGTTGAAGTAGAGGGCAGAGAAGCTCTGATCTTTGAATTTAGTAGGAATGAGTCGCTGGGTCGCACCTTGTAAGCCGATCTGAATGAGCGAAGCAGCATTGATATttagctaaatgacgtgtaatggacattatataaacatataatGTGAGTATTAGTGATTAATAGAGGGTCACATCAGATGTATTCAGTGCAGCATTCAATGGGCCTTAATGATGATTTAGTGGCGATATATATGTTATCGTATTATATCATTGAGTCGATTGATTTTTCAAgataaacattttcaaaagccACCAAAATtggaattgtttttattttaaccttttttattaatttattaataaaGCAAATACATGGTCATTTCTCTGAATACCAAGTGGGTCATTATATAATTCAATGCACacctaaatatataaatatgtttacatgtttacattTAGAGCTGAAATGATGTAGTTGATTAACAGAAAATCTATCGTGATGTGATGATCAGATAAAATGTTTGTTAGAGATGAAAGAGAGATTAAGAATAATATAATGATTATTCTTTCAAATATAAACAATCAATAGCAGGAAATCATTATTACTCTTAAactattattaatattgttCGAACATTAATTTAAACCAAACACTCCTAGTTTAGTGCTTTTCATTTGAACGTTCCCATTTCATATTTTGGTTTCAGGCACCAGTTCCCACGAGGGCAGCAGCCCCCAGACATGCCGCAACGTCTACGACCTCCTGCAATAACCTTTTAAGCCTTGTTGGAAAATCAAGATTATGCAAAAACAAATCCTAATTGCCCACATAACGTTATATAAGCTGCACATTGACTTCCAAGccggtaaccccccccccctccccccctccgcgcgcgcgcgctcaccTGCGCCAGGTACAGGTTCATGAGGCTGAGCGTGAAGAACTGGAGGCACACGGGGAAGCAGTACAGCAGCCAGAAGGGGAACGGGGCCAAGGTGTTGGCCGTGACGAAGTTCTTGAAGTAGAAGGAGAAGAGCACGGCGCGCAGGGCCGACCACAGCAGGCACAGCGACAGGAACGCCGTCTGGTAGCTGAAGCGCTTGTGCCGGTAGCGCAGGACCAGCCAGAGCTGCGCGTAgacgaagatgaagaggagggagtAGAACACGGTGTAGACCACCGTCAGGCCCAAAGTCACGTAGGTGGGCACGGCCGGACTCAGGGTCGGCAGAGGCAGGGACTTGGGGTCCGTCGGCGACGGCTCCTTCAGCTGCGCCGGGGCCTCCATGAACCTGCGCTCCCCGACCGGCGTCAGAGGCAGGTGGCCGCTGGCCGGTCTCTGGCTTCACAGAGGAAGAATAATGCGCTAAGAAAAAGATGGAAGTGCTACCGCCGCGAGGGTGGCTGtcaagaggaaggaggagaagagagcagCAAGAGGGACGACTTCCTGCTGCGGAGCCGCGGACAGCCGGAGAGCGAAGCGCATGATCAGCGATGACGGCGAGCCGCTCTGTCGGGCACCGCGGCCGGGCAGGAAGCTGCTGAGGGCCGCCCGCCTGCAGCCCGGAGGCCCCCCGAcccgaggagaggaggaccagacccccttcctcccccttccccccccctcaatcCGTGACGCTACGCATCAGCTGACGCACGCACCTTTAACCCTGTGATGGTGCTTCCCACCGCCGCCCTGACCCCGACAGAGCGCCTCAGATTCACTTGCATCTTTATCAAGTCACCTCGCAGTGTATCATCGTGCCACACTGCGAGTTCATGCACAACCTGTGCGACGTGTTCACGAGCTGTTTGCGTGGATTGGTGCCATGTGAATAGCCGTGAAAGATCGTAAATATAAAATGGTAACTTAATCATTGGTAATTATTGGTGATATTTTTTTCAAGCTCAAAGTTGATGAaaagacaagagagaaaaaacggAAATACCATATTAAAAACTGGAGATGTAGCAAAATAAAAAGCCCTGCTGAATTTAATTCTAATTTTAATTATAGTTTATAGTTTTTATGTCATTGGTTCTACTGTCACACTTCACTGTAAACTAAATAAAGACTGAGACAGAAGTGTTTGTAGTATCTTCACTCAATGAAATAACCCAATAAAAAGTTGTACTATAGCTTTATATTACAATATTAATAGcgttattgattaattaatcgAATTGTCACAATGTGATGAAGCTGGAGTCCTGAGGCTCAAAGTTAGTTTAGAAGGAGCAAAACTGAGGTGAGGATTAGTAGTAGTCTGGGCAGTTGGACTTAAAAGTGTCAAATAATGGGCAAGTTATAGCAGCAGAAGTCCACACACATCAAGACCATTTGTTCCCAAATAGGAGTCTAACTCCAAAAGTATTGGATCCTACTCCATCTCATCAGTAGTATTTTAAATGGGACCCTCTCTGCCTGGGAAACACCAGGGTTATTTTATTGGACTTCTTGAAAAGCTCCTCAAGTACTCatgaccaaaaaaaacattttttaacgtGTTGAATATCCGCAGTTCCCCGTTATTTAAAACCAAGACTACCTCAATCTTCCAAGAAAAAGTCTAATCAGCGCTCAAACCTCAGTGACGCTTGTTATGGTTGGTTGGAtgtggtttttgttgttgtttcgttTCACAGGACTGGGGCATGTGAACACGAGGAAGGCCGAGCACGGAGGTCACTCCAGCTCACCCTTTGACTGCCGTGAAACGTCAATCTTCCTGCCACAGGGACACTGCCATCCGGGCACCACATCAGGCAGGATGCGCTCGGCTACAGCACTTCCCCTTTTCTAGAATACACATGATTAAATATTCTTTAGAAGGATCTTTTCATATGTGTGATAGGgagacaataaatgaataacattgTTATGTACTTCCCTGTTTTTTAGGTTTCAGTAAACGCTACTTAATGATGGGAACACCAACACTTAGTTGAAAGCCTTATAGATATAGAAGCAGAATATTGTGTTTATACTTATTTTCCTAATCCTTTGAATCGGCCGCTTCTTCGGTTTTGTCTGTCAATAAAACTGTTCACTCTTCTTATCAAGCTGATTGTGGCTGTTTCTCAGAGAAAACAGCCTGAAATCACTGACACTGAGGAAAATATCCCATCAGCAACAGTGTGCAACAAGTGCCCTATATATTCATATGAGCAAATGTACTGCTATTTGGagtactttatttatttttgttcacagAAGTACTTTTTGAATCAGTTTCAAACAAATTGGTCCTCGCTGTTCAACATCCTTGAACAAATTTTTTTGGAATAATTTGTTGAATACcacaataaacaaatacatatgcGCCTTGACAGGCGTTGATGTTCCTACTGCATGTAGAATGTATGCATTGGTGTTACTTTGTGACAACCTAATTCTCTGGGGAATGTACTCCGGAACCACAGATGCAAACTTCATACAAATGAGCATAAGGTGGCGCCTTTCAACCGTAAATAGATTTAAAGGCTGGAAGGGATTCAAAGTGGGAGAGACATGCAACATAATCAGataagacaatttaaaaaagaaagtaaatcaATAGATATACATCTGCAATGTTTATTTCCTCATGAATGGTCTCTTTTCAAAATATGGTTTTCAGCTTAATATTTGCAATCCTTCCACAGCATCCAGATAGATATTTCTGCTTAGTAAGTTAAACATCTCCTTTATAATTTAACTGGTTTGCACAGAAATATCTTCAGATTATTTCTGATGTCATCCTTTGTGGCTGTAATGCTCCATTTAAAGCCCCATAGAAACGGCTAAGAGGACGGTTTGCCTTGAAGGTGATGCAAAACATAAATGTACCCAGTAAGTTTCGCAACAATATGGTGATTATATATTTTGACCCGGGGGTGGTGCAAGAGAGTTGCAGCACAAAAGTGAACACAAAGCTCTCCTTCTCTGGTTCACGATTCACCTCGTGATCCTGTAGAACTAATTCATGTCTACTTCAGACCCTTTGTTGCAAGTCATACGTCTTCAGCCTGGAAGTAATATCTCGGCAAaagattcattttgattttttcattaaaaatatatgtaaattatatataatatgctTTTTACTCACCACACCTTAACAGGGGCACTTTGGCAATCTTACGCATAATGTTATCAGGGTTTTCCTTACTCTAGTGGCAGATACACAGGGTGGGCATTGGAAAAGGTCAGGGGGTCACATTAATTATCACTGCGGGATTGCCGTCGTCCATATTGGATCTGGTCAGGAACACAGTCCTTCACTCAGAGGTCATTTGTTATCTAATTCCATTTTCAAAGCACATCGGTATGGGCCAAATTGTTGGCAAAAGCTTTTTCTTGGCTGATGATAGCGGCAAACAAAAGGTCAGATGTCACGACACGTCATCAGGAATCATGGGAACCATGAATACCCATATTAAAATGTGATGGCAATGTGGCCAACAGTTGTTCAGATGAGTGGACCGACGTGTCCGACGTGTTGGATGAATGGCTGAGCCTCCGGTAGCAGGGCAGAGATAGAACCATGTTACCAGCAGGCCCCTCATTATCCTAGCTGGAGTCCAGTCTGATAGCCGCAGCAAGAGGCCTCCAGTGATTAGTGTGTGGTACAGTGCTCTGTGATATTGTCCTTTACATAATGTTTCAATCAAACCAGCCATGCGGCTCCGTGGCTGGTAACTGGCCCGTGCTCTGATGTCGGTGCTTTGCTGGCCGCTTGGACCGTGTCCAGATCTGCTAATTCAGCCCAGTTTGGTCCCACTGGAGACACTTGGACCTCCCACACAGTGGCCCCTGTGTTTTATATggtcatccaaacaccggctgcTCTCTGCGGTTTTGGCAACACTGAGCTGCAGGTCAGGTCTCAAATCAAATGATGTGATGTGAAAGTGACGTCATTGGCCACTTCTGTTCTCTACCAACTTTGGTAAATATTGCGTCGTAAAAGTAGGCCAAGCGACTATCACCACAAGCGTCAATAAACTGACCAAGAGTCCACAGACCTTACCACAGCACTTCAGGAATTTGTTTGAGTAGTAAcagcatgaaaagaaaaggcatAGGCtacctctcctttctctctccagtgTAGGTGGTTTAAGGGAGGCATGCAGCTCTCAGCGactgcggtcaactcagcaGACGCGTGAATGTTAGTGCACGTatatgctgacatttacggtattaaacATGTAACCGGAATAAAGGCTATTTCCAGACTATGGTAGAAGTATGTGTGTACAGGACCGCTCTGACTACTCTTgtacaataaatgaaatgttcttACTGTACAGATTTCGAGATTAATCCAAAGTAACAGTTCCAGTCAAAGACCAATGCATGCGTGTTAAGGACATCTCTGACTACCAGCATGCTGAATATGAAATATctttactgtacagatttggagatttctccaAAGAAAAAGTCATATTTCTGCAAGTTCAAAACCAtcatttctcaaagtttgaactgcaataaaaatacatttctcaaaatgGTGTTTTTTAGCTTGCAGAAATATCacgttttctttaaagaaatctcagaatatttgattaaatatcTTTTATTCCCGTTACTTGTTCAATACCGTAAATATTAGCATACACGTGCACTAAGATTCAAGCGTCTGCTGAGTTGACCTCGCGAATCCGAGCGTCtgctgagttgaccgcagtCTCTCAGCGCACCGTCCAACTCCGCCCCAAGTTCTCGCCAAACTTTGACTGAACTTTCTCCCGCGGAGCCCGTGCGTCACTCTCCCATAACCTGGTTAGGACAGAGCACGGGACCGCGCCACTGCTCTTGAAACACGAACAATGGGTTGGCAGCAGCAACTATGGCTCGCCTGTGCGAGTTTTCTCGGGTTCGTGTCGTTGGCGCACAGCATTACGCGCGGGGAGTTTTTCCCCTTCGGTCCAAGCGCAAGGGACGAGTTACTGGATGCGGGGAACGACCAGACGCACCGACTTGAACTGGACAAGCCAGTGTTCTTTTATGATGGTACTTTCAACAGCATCTTCGTAAGTCCCAACTAAACTTTGCAGTCCGGCTTTGTCTTTTTAACACAAACGCGTAGGAGTTGTGTGGATTTGGAGTTGTGAGTTGGGTGGGTGAGCAACGATCTTGCACCATTGCGCATTCCCTAGAAAAACCCAagataattatttaaaaacatgttcagtAGTTAACTTAAAACCTAAAATAATACATGGAAATAACAAAATACATCTAGTGCGTAGTATGTTCTTGAGTATTTGTTAATATTGATTTACTTATCAGAGGCTGCTTTCACTGATATTATCATTTTAACGTTGACACAATGACCTAAATGACACAGGGTCACCTCGATGTCACATAACTGTGAGTATCGTTTAGAACTATAATGCAACATCTATGTTTAACATATTGGAATCCAGCATTATGTCAATGGAGCTttcaaaaaacaacatcaacatttagCTGAAAGCTGCACCCCTGTGTTGGACACACAATCGCTTCTCCTCTTCACAGAAAGGGTTACGTCTGTCTTTTGGTTGTGGTGCATTTTGGTAAAATGCTCTCAGAGTGGAATAATATCCAAAGGTTTCTCACCTTGAAAGGGGACAAACTTAACATTTGTCAAAAGCTTTGTTGGTATTTTGGATAAAACCAGTAGTATTAGTGTTATTTCTCTTCTGACAACAACTTCATCTTTGATCAGGGAATTTTAATCTCTGGCTGATGGAACCGTTACTGGAACCGTTACAACGATTATTATTTCTCGTCAGATTTCGCTGAACCTGGGGAACAGTAATACTTTAACACGGTGGTgttagagaaaaaaaaccctgcttcGCTAATCATCAGAAGGTTTTATCGTCTCCTTTTGAGTGTGATTCCCATCCCACAAAGCCCGTGTGGGTATTCGCTGGCCTCAAAGATCTCGGTCTCTCTCTGCGAGATCAGACCTACTGATCACTTTCCCAGCTCTATCTTCCATTTTGTCAGGAAGTTTCTGTAATGCAGATTAGTGTGCTATCTCTCCGTGGCTGCTCGTGAAGGGCAGGAACAGGAAACGGTGTAACGCTGTTCCGTCGCTCTGCAGAGGAGCACCATGTGCagagcgtgtctgtgtgtgcgtgcgtgtgcttttgaCATgtgcagagctttttttttaatttacaagcCCTGCATGTGTTCATGTTGAACCTTAAGTGTGGGACA
This portion of the Gasterosteus aculeatus chromosome 6, fGasAcu3.hap1.1, whole genome shotgun sequence genome encodes:
- the gpr137ba gene encoding G protein-coupled receptor 137Ba isoform X1 encodes the protein MEAPAQLKEPSPTDPKSLPLPTLSPAVPTYVTLGLTVVYTVFYSLLFIFVYAQLWLVLRYRHKRFSYQTAFLSLCLLWSALRAVLFSFYFKNFVTANTLAPFPFWLLYCFPVCLQFFTLSLMNLYLAQVVFKAKSKYAPELLRYRLPLYLLFLFISLVFLVVNLVCALLVRMSSAEARAIVLVRVAINDTLFVLCAVSLSLCLYKVAKMSLANIYLESKGTSVCQVTAVGALVILLYSSRACYNLVVLGLSNKSINSFDYDWYNVSDQADLRSTLGDAGYVVFGVVLFVWELLPTSLMVFFFRVRQPDLDRVSQRAPSAIGVVRLGRFRDISPFCCVVCVRRVLQSGTGLAGHGFSSRGYFFDNPRRYDSDDDLAWSVMPQNIQASLAADRPEWGSESSSSSSSIGVYIGGVDSFPVPSSPPPPEEERSHY
- the gpr137ba gene encoding G protein-coupled receptor 137Ba isoform X2, with translation MEAPAQLKEPSPTDPKSLPLPTLSPAVPTYVTLGLTVVYTVFYSLLFIFVYAQLWLVLRYRHKRFSYQTAFLSLCLLWSALRAVLFSFYFKNFVTANTLAPFPFWLLYCFPVCLQFFTLSLMNLYLAQVVFKAKSKYAPELLRYRLPLYLLFLFISLVFLVVNLVCALLVRMSSAEARAIVLVRVAINDTLFVLCAVSLSLCLYKVAKMSLANIYLESKGTSVCQVTAVGALVILLYSSRACYNLVVLGLSNKSINSFDYDWYNVSDQADLRSTLGDAGYVVFGVVLFVWELLPTSLMVFFFRVRQPDLDRSGTGLAGHGFSSRGYFFDNPRRYDSDDDLAWSVMPQNIQASLAADRPEWGSESSSSSSSIGVYIGGVDSFPVPSSPPPPEEERSHY